The following are from one region of the Muntiacus reevesi chromosome 3, mMunRee1.1, whole genome shotgun sequence genome:
- the MRPL19 gene encoding large ribosomal subunit protein bL19m encodes MAASIARGCQAAKGLGPNFRSARALLPVSTSVASRVLAGPGRRQITGPSEPGVFQPPPKPVIVDKRGPQRRESRFLSPEFIPPRGRTNPLKFQIERKDMLERRKILHIPEFYVGSILRVTTADPYANGKTSQFLGICIQRSGTGLGATFILRNTIEGQGVEICFELYNPRIQEIQVVKLEKRLDDSLLYLRDALPEYSTFDMNMKPVAQELSQEVPINQLKVKMKPKPWSKRWERPKFNVKGIRFDLCLTEEQMKEAQKWSQPWLEFDMMREYDTSKIEAAIWNEIEASKNS; translated from the exons ATGGCGGCCTCTATCGCAAGGGGCTGCCAGGCTGCAAAGGGTCTGGGCCCGAACTTTCGATCCGCCAGGGCTCTACTCCCTGTGTCAACCTCTGTCGCCAGCC GGGTCCTGGCGGGGCCGGGCCGGCGGCAGATCACTGGACCTTCTGAGCCTGGCGTGTTCCAGCCACCGCCGAAACCAGTTATAGTGGACAAGCGCGGTCCCCAACGCCGGGAAAGCAG gTTCTTGAGTCCTGAATTCATTCCACCAAGGGGAAGAACAAATCCTCTGAAATttcaaatagaaagaaaagatatgTTAGAAAGGAGAAAGATACTCCACATTCCAGAGTTCTACGTTG GAAGCATTCTTCGTGTTACTACTGCTGACCCGTATGCCAATGGAAAAACCAGCCAGTTTCTGGGGATTTGCATCCAGAGATCGGGAACAGGACTTGGAGCTACTTTTATCCTTAGGAATACTATTGAAGGACAAG gtGTTGAGATTTGCTTTGAACTTTATAATCCTCGCATCCAGGAGATCCAAGTTGTCAAATTAGAGAAACGGCTCGATGATAGTTTGCTATACTTGAGAGATGCCCTTCCTGAATACAGCACTTTTGATATGAACATGAAGCCAGTAGCACAAGAACTTAGCCAAGAAGTTCCTATTAATCAG ctaaaagtaaaaatgaagccAAAACCCTGGTCCAAACGCTGGGAACGTCCAAAATTTAATGTTAAAGGGATCAGATTCGACCTTTGTTTAACCGAAGAGCAAATGAAAGAAGCCCAGAAGTGGAGTCAACCATGGCTTGAGTTTGATATGATGAGGGAATATGACACATCAAAGATTGAAGCTGCAATATGGAATGAAATTGAAGCATCGAAAAATTCCTGA